Genomic window (Gemmatimonadota bacterium):
GGACGGGGCAGCGGGCCGAGCAACTGGCGCTGGGCGAGGCGCCTAACGTGGCGGCCCGGGTGCAGGGTGAGGCGGAGCCGGACACGATGTTGATTAGCGAGGCGACGCGTCGGCTGGTGTCGGGGCACTTCCGCCTTGAGGACCTCGGCGCGCGCGCGCTCAAGGGGCTGTCGCGGCCGATGCAACTCTGGCGCGTGCTTGGGCTCAGCGACGCCGCGTCGCGCTTTGACGCGTTGACGTCCGAGGGGCTGGCGCCGTTTGTCGGACGCGAGCACGAGGTGTCAGAGATTCGCACGGCCTGGGTCAACGCGATGGGTGGTGCCGGACAAGCGATCCTGCTGCGCGGGGAAGCCGGGATCGGCAAGTCGCGCCTCCTTGGAGCGGCGCGAAGCTTCGCACAGGAGTCGCCCCATGAGCGCTTCGAGGCCGAATGCTCGCCGTATGCACTGAACAGCCCACTCCATCCCGTGGTCCGGATGATCGAACGGCGCCTGGACTTCAGCGATCACCTTGAGCCCGCCGAGAAACTCGACCGCATTGAGCAGTTTGTCCTGGCGCGTGGAGGACGACTCGACGAGGCGGTGCCACTGCTCGCCTCGTTACTTGGGGTCGACGCCGGTGACCGATATCCGGCCAGTGACCTGACCCCGGCGAGGCAACGCCAGCGCTTGCTGACCGTCCTCGCCCAACTGCAACTGCGCGCTCCCGGTGGCACCCCAACGTTGCTCGTCATTGAGGACCTGCACTGGGCGGATCCAACGACACTCGAACTGGTGGCGACGCTCGTATCCCAGCAGGGCGACGCGCCACTGCTCGTGATCGGCTCTACGCGTCCAGAACTCCCGGAACTGTGGTCCCCCGCTCCGAACCGGCACGAGATCCGGGTCCTGGCGCTGCCCCAGACCGATGTCCGCTCGCTGGTCGCCGGGGTGGTCGGTTCCAAGTCGCTGCCGGACGTCGTGTTGAACCAGATCATTGAGCGCACGGGCGGGATCCCGCTTTTTGTCGAAGCCGTGACCCGGACCGTCCTGGAATCGGGGCACCTGCGCGAGATGGAGGACCGCTATGAACTCGTGAGTCCACTCCCTCCGGGGCTGATACCCAGTACGGTGCACGACTCCCTCATGGCTCGCATTGATCGGCTCGGCCAGGACAAGGTCATCGCGCAGATCGCGGCGACGATAGGGCGAGAGTTTCGTGCGGATCTTCTCCTGGCGGTCTCCAAGACAACCGCCACCGCGCTGGACATCGCCCTCAAGCGCATGATGGAGCTCGACCTCATTTCCCGGAATGGCGTCGCCCCGCGGTGGAATTATGTCTTCAAGCATGCGCTGATCCAGGACGCGGCTTACGAATCCCTGCTCAAGAAGACGCGGCAGGAGTACCACGGGCGAATCGCTGACACCCTGCCAACGCAGTTCGAGGACCTCGTGCGAGACCATCCGGAGCTGTTGGCGCGGCACCTGGAGGGCGCCGGAAGGACCGAGGAGGCCATTACCGGTTGGATGCGGGCCGCCGCCCCGGCTGGCGCCCGCTGGGCACTGCAGGAGTGCGTGGGCTACTACCGTCGTGCCCTCTCCCTCCTGGAGTCGCTCCCGTCAGACTCTCCCGATCGGATCCGCGACGAGATGGCCTGTCAGCTGGCGATCGCACCGCCCCTGATGGCCCTCCGGGGATGGGCTTCGCGCGAGGTGGAGCGCGCATGTGTCCGCGCCCGCGAACTGTGTGAGCAGACAAGGAACTACGAAGGGCTTTTCAACGCGCTGTGGGGGTTGTGGACAGTCCGGCTGGTGCGCGGGGAGCACGAGAAGGCACTCGAGGTGGCGAAGCGCGTGCTCGAGATGGCCCAAGCCAGCGAGGTGCCCATCCTCAACGTGGCCGCGCGGCATGCGACGGGTTTCTCGTACTACTACCTCGGCGAATACGCCCTCGCGCGCCAGCAGGGGGAAGAGGCTATTGCGCTGTTCGACCTGGAGCAGGAGCGCACCCTGGTTGGGTTGTTCCAGATGTCGTCGACCGCGGTGATCCTCTCGTACCTCGCGATGTCACTGCGCCTCTCGGGGTTCGTTGAGCAGGGGGCCAAACGGCAGCAGGAGTTGGTCACGCTCATCGATGACCTCAACATCCCGGGGTCCACGGCGGTCGGACTTGGGGTGGCCATGTATCACCTCGTCGATGAAGGCGACGTGGAGACCGTCGCCAGGAACGCAGAGCGCGGGTATCAGGTGTCCGTCGACCTCGGCTATGCCTTCTGGGCCGCATCAATGCGGATCTATCGGGGGTGGGCACAAGCACTGCGCGGAGAGCCGCAGGCCGGTGTGCAGGAGATGCGGCTGGGACTGGCCGACTTCCTCGGTACTGACGCAGGGATCTTCGTCCCGCAGTGGCGGCTCATGCTCGCTCAGGGGCTTCGACGTGACGGCCAACCCCTGGCCGCGCTCGCCGAGCTGCAGCATGCCCTCGCGCAAATTACGCAGTGGCGCGAGACCTACTACGAGCCCGAGGTATTACGCGAGCGTGGCGAGATCCAGCGCGAACTCGGTTCCCTGGCCGACGCAGAGTCCAGCTTGCGCCGCGCCATGGCCGTTGCGCACGCGCAGCATGCGCGGCTGCTGGAACTGCGTGCGGCCCTCCCTCTCGCGGAGCTCATGCGCGAGCAGGGGCGTGGCCGTGAAGGCGCGTCCATGCTCCGTCCCCTGTACGATGCCTTTACCGAGGGGACCGAGGCGGCGGAGCTGACCCGCGCACGCACCTTGCTCGCCGAGCTCGAGTAACTCCCGGCGGCCTCGCCAAGAAGCGCGAGGTGAGCCGCGGGGGAATGGGCCCGCGTGGCGTTCTTGCGCCCGCGACCGCGTCGGGAAGCACCCGCACGACTCCCCTGCTCCGGCACTCCACCCGCACGGAATGCCCGCCAGCGCCGACACGGGTCCTGGCTACGAAGCTTTAGCCGCCGAGGTTCCGGGGGATACGATACGGCCCCCACTCGACCGGACGGTGGAGCCGCACGGTCCACCGCCAGATACTCCAGGGCGCTCACCGTTCGCGCCCGCTCGCATCACGCGTTTGGGGTGGCGTCGACCGAACTCTCCACCATCGACTGCTGTGGCCCGGAGTCGCTGCCACCGTCTCGCGACGATACATCGGGGTTCGCCCCGGCATACCACCACTCGTCCCAGCTTTGGGCCATCGGGAAGAGGCGGTCGGCCTCGGTGCCGACCGACACCCGCGGCACCACGTAGTCCGGCTTCTGTGCGGTACGCGCCAGTCGGTTGATCAGCGCGGAGCGCTGCAACTCCCCGCGCTCACGCGCGAGGCGCACCATCTCACGGAGTGGTTCATGGTGCGCCGACGCGTCGGCGATGAAGTTTGACGCCAGACGGCGCCGTGCAGCCGCATCCAACGTGCCAATACTGTTGGCAAACGTGACCTCCTCCACGGCCAACAACTGCTTGAGCGCGTCGCGGGAAACGGCGGGCGACTCCTCCGTGGGACCGGTAATGGCCTCAACGGATGGTGGGGTTCCACCTAACGATGCCCCCAGGGCCATGGCGCGCGCGAGCGCCTTCAGCTCCTGGTCGACCAGCTCGTGCAAGCGTTCATGGTTGTCGACCGTCGACGCGCCCGCCTCGAGGTCCGGTGCCTCCGGGCGGCCGAGGACGTCCGTCTCCTCGATGACCTCCACCGCGCGGACGAAGGCACGGCGCGCCTCCAGGAGCCCGGTCGCCGTGCCGGTGGTCCCCCCGGCCTTCGCGGCTTCGGTGCGCGCCCGGTCGGCCAGCGTCTGCCACGCCTGCTCCATCACGTACTTGTGCCCGGCGAACTCCAGCAACCGCATCCGCATGTCGTGCGCGTCCTTGATCGGTGCTTCGCCAGGTCGACGCCCGGCCTGGTGGATCCGCTCGCTGAAGAAGCGATCCTGTTCCTCCGCGACAAACTGCGGGGAGACACCGGCCAGCCGCGCGCGGAGTGCGGTGAGCAAGGCCCGGCGCGCACTCACCCAACGGGCGTCCTCGTTCCAATTGCCCCACTCACGAGACAGCAACGACTCGATGACAGGCTGGGGGTCAACGATCGACAGCACATGCACGGCCTCTGCCCTGGTAATCGCCTGGCGCCGCGCCGCAGGGGCATCGGCATCGACCGGCCATTCCGCGCCAGCCTTCGCCATACGGCGCGCGTCGCCCCCATCCAGTCGATCCATGGCCGCCAGCGCGACACCGGTGTCACGGGCTCGCTCAGACAGGTACGTCGGGAGCGCAGGGTCGACGTCCCAGCCTCCGGTTCCGGCGCAATACCGCACGCGGTCACCCAGCGCCTCATCCACCGTCCCGGTCACCCAGAACGGGCGCTGCGGCTGCAGGGCATAGGTCAGTCCGCCCGCCCCCTCGACCTGGTGGGAGACCAGCCCCAGCATCTCCACGATCGGCAGCGTGGGATAGTCCGTG
Coding sequences:
- a CDS encoding AAA family ATPase; the protein is MLCPSCGTANAAAARFCSECGTALGVPCPDCSFLNRPDAKNCSGCGKRFAATERSQAERRQLTVFFVDLVGSTALSETLDPEELRDLYAKYQAVCAEVIRGYDGHIAQYLGDGILAYFGYPIAHEDDALRAVRSGLEILTKLEAAPMGAQRPTVRIGVHTGLVVIGDVGTGQRAEQLALGEAPNVAARVQGEAEPDTMLISEATRRLVSGHFRLEDLGARALKGLSRPMQLWRVLGLSDAASRFDALTSEGLAPFVGREHEVSEIRTAWVNAMGGAGQAILLRGEAGIGKSRLLGAARSFAQESPHERFEAECSPYALNSPLHPVVRMIERRLDFSDHLEPAEKLDRIEQFVLARGGRLDEAVPLLASLLGVDAGDRYPASDLTPARQRQRLLTVLAQLQLRAPGGTPTLLVIEDLHWADPTTLELVATLVSQQGDAPLLVIGSTRPELPELWSPAPNRHEIRVLALPQTDVRSLVAGVVGSKSLPDVVLNQIIERTGGIPLFVEAVTRTVLESGHLREMEDRYELVSPLPPGLIPSTVHDSLMARIDRLGQDKVIAQIAATIGREFRADLLLAVSKTTATALDIALKRMMELDLISRNGVAPRWNYVFKHALIQDAAYESLLKKTRQEYHGRIADTLPTQFEDLVRDHPELLARHLEGAGRTEEAITGWMRAAAPAGARWALQECVGYYRRALSLLESLPSDSPDRIRDEMACQLAIAPPLMALRGWASREVERACVRARELCEQTRNYEGLFNALWGLWTVRLVRGEHEKALEVAKRVLEMAQASEVPILNVAARHATGFSYYYLGEYALARQQGEEAIALFDLEQERTLVGLFQMSSTAVILSYLAMSLRLSGFVEQGAKRQQELVTLIDDLNIPGSTAVGLGVAMYHLVDEGDVETVARNAERGYQVSVDLGYAFWAASMRIYRGWAQALRGEPQAGVQEMRLGLADFLGTDAGIFVPQWRLMLAQGLRRDGQPLAALAELQHALAQITQWRETYYEPEVLRERGEIQRELGSLADAESSLRRAMAVAHAQHARLLELRAALPLAELMREQGRGREGASMLRPLYDAFTEGTEAAELTRARTLLAELE